One stretch of Sander lucioperca isolate FBNREF2018 chromosome 13, SLUC_FBN_1.2, whole genome shotgun sequence DNA includes these proteins:
- the timm22 gene encoding mitochondrial import inner membrane translocase subunit Tim22: MAASTGDANSAASDLQGPASADSSMDSLPIQYSMILDHLIGDKRPVKELSPGVMGGLPVPFKSDEQKMIERGMESCAFKSVLACVGGFVLGGAFGVFTAGIDTNVGFDPKDPLKTPTAREVLKDMGQRGMSYAKNFAIVGAMFSCTECIIESHRGKSDWKNAVYSGCVTGGAIGLRAGLKAGVLGCGGFAAFSAAIEYYLR; this comes from the exons ATGGCTGCCTCCACGGGTGATGCAAACTCTGCTGCCTCCGACTTACAAGGTCCAGCTTCGGCTGATTCGAGTATGGACAGCCTACCGATTCAATACAGTATGATTCTGGACCATCTTATAGGGGACAAGCGGCCCGTAAAGGAGCTGAGCCCCGGCGTTATGGGGGGGCTGCCGGTGCCTTTTAAAAGCGACGAGCAGAAGATGATCGAGAGGGGAATGGAGAGCTGCGCCTTCAAGTCGGTGCTGGCCTGTGTGGGAG GGTTTGTCCTTGGAGGAGCTTTTGGTGTTTTCACTGCTGGCATCGATACCAATGTTGGCTTCGACCCCAAAGACCCTCTGAAAACTCCAACAGCACGAGAAGTCCTCAAAGACATGGGCCAGAGGGGGATGTCGTATGCCAAGAACTTTGCCATTGTGGGCGCCATGTTCTCCTGCACAGAGTGCATCATAGAATCA CACAGAGGTAAATCTGACTGGAAGAACGCAGTGTACAGCGGTTGTGTTACTGGAGGAGCCATTGGACTTCGTG ctgGTCTGAAGGCTGGGGTGCTGGGATGTGGAGGCTTTGCTGCATTCTCAGCTGCCATTGAATATTATTTACGGTGA